Proteins from a single region of Trichocoleus desertorum ATA4-8-CV12:
- a CDS encoding tetratricopeptide repeat protein: protein MSLLAGQILGGHYQIINALSQGGFGATFLAEDQYLPNKPRCVVKQLKPQAADPLTLEIARRLFDTEAQVLHQLGNHDQIPRLLAYFEENQEFYLVQELIEGHDLSQELQPGMQWSEAQAIALLQDVLKTLEFVHQQQVIHRDVNPCNLIRRQQDQKLVLIDFGAVKQISTTLLQGRQNPRTVAIGTPGYLPIEQATGNPQPTSDLYALGMVAIQALTGLSPQDLPKDPNTGELLWHSSATVSPELASILDKMVRYDCRDRYQSAAQVLAALKDLKTAPAATVAIAPKHRSVLRTHLPKLAAWRKSALIGGIVVMMGAIAAVFGVRYFNFSSATELYRKGETLAALQRYPEALAAYDKAIQIRQDYPEAWNGRGEVLTQLKQYPKALDAYDRAIQIDPQSWSSWSDRGLLLNTWQRHDEAVQSFNQAIALNPNTLDAWNGKGQALIGAKRYEEAIAAFKQAVTLQPDSAAAWYGQGWALHNLQKYDEAVKAYDKALEIKSDYHQAWYNQGNSLSSLQKYQEAIASYDKAVQFQPRFYQAWYSRGNMQSNLQQYEAALESYEQVTKLQPSHYPAVYSRAWTLHRLQRYEEAIASYDKALDLNPNDYLAWYNRGNALYNLKRYDKAIAAYDQALQIKPDHSESWYSFGNALTNVKRYPDALAAYDKALQYKSDYREASEARKQLKRQLETQEREQKPEKPKVESDRTSEEQGAPQDQQNLNGAEEQNSLN, encoded by the coding sequence ATGAGTTTGCTGGCTGGACAAATCCTGGGCGGACATTACCAAATCATCAACGCCCTCAGTCAGGGAGGATTTGGAGCCACCTTCCTAGCAGAAGACCAGTATTTGCCCAACAAACCTCGCTGTGTGGTGAAGCAACTCAAGCCACAGGCAGCTGACCCCTTAACCCTAGAAATCGCCAGACGCTTATTTGATACCGAAGCCCAAGTGCTGCACCAACTGGGCAACCATGACCAAATCCCTAGATTGCTAGCCTACTTTGAGGAAAATCAAGAATTCTATTTAGTCCAAGAGCTGATCGAAGGGCATGACCTGAGCCAAGAACTGCAACCGGGCATGCAATGGTCCGAGGCTCAGGCGATCGCTCTACTGCAAGATGTGCTGAAGACTCTGGAGTTTGTGCATCAGCAACAGGTGATTCACCGGGATGTAAATCCGTGCAATCTGATTCGGCGGCAACAAGATCAAAAACTAGTTTTGATCGATTTCGGGGCCGTGAAGCAAATCAGCACTACGCTTTTGCAAGGCAGACAAAACCCTCGGACTGTCGCGATCGGCACTCCCGGATACTTACCGATTGAGCAAGCCACGGGCAACCCACAACCAACGAGTGACCTGTACGCTCTAGGAATGGTGGCAATTCAAGCCCTAACAGGTCTATCGCCTCAGGATTTGCCCAAAGACCCCAATACGGGAGAGTTGCTATGGCACTCGTCCGCCACGGTCAGTCCTGAGCTAGCAAGCATTCTGGACAAAATGGTGCGCTATGACTGCCGCGATCGCTACCAATCTGCCGCTCAAGTTTTAGCTGCTCTCAAGGATCTGAAAACGGCTCCAGCGGCTACGGTGGCGATCGCCCCAAAGCATCGCTCTGTCCTACGTACCCATCTCCCTAAACTGGCTGCTTGGCGAAAAAGTGCTTTGATTGGGGGAATTGTGGTCATGATGGGAGCGATCGCGGCAGTCTTCGGCGTGCGGTATTTCAACTTTTCCAGCGCCACAGAACTGTATCGCAAGGGCGAAACCCTAGCCGCGCTGCAACGTTATCCAGAAGCTTTAGCTGCCTACGACAAAGCCATCCAAATTCGCCAGGATTACCCAGAAGCCTGGAACGGTCGGGGTGAAGTGCTGACTCAGCTTAAGCAATACCCCAAAGCGCTAGATGCTTACGATCGCGCCATCCAGATTGATCCGCAATCTTGGTCAAGCTGGAGCGATCGCGGCCTGTTGTTGAACACCTGGCAACGACATGACGAGGCAGTGCAGTCTTTTAATCAAGCGATCGCCCTCAACCCCAATACCCTAGATGCTTGGAACGGTAAGGGTCAAGCTTTGATTGGAGCCAAACGCTATGAAGAAGCGATCGCGGCCTTTAAGCAAGCGGTGACGTTGCAACCAGATTCAGCTGCTGCTTGGTATGGGCAAGGATGGGCGCTGCACAATCTGCAAAAGTACGATGAGGCTGTGAAAGCCTATGACAAAGCGCTGGAGATTAAGTCGGATTATCACCAAGCTTGGTACAACCAGGGCAATTCGCTGAGCAGTTTGCAAAAGTACCAAGAGGCGATCGCCTCCTACGACAAAGCGGTGCAGTTTCAGCCGCGTTTCTATCAAGCTTGGTACAGTCGGGGCAATATGCAGAGCAACCTCCAGCAATACGAGGCAGCACTGGAATCCTATGAGCAGGTGACGAAGCTACAGCCTAGCCACTATCCTGCGGTTTACAGTCGGGCTTGGACGCTGCATCGCTTGCAACGCTACGAGGAGGCGATCGCGTCTTACGACAAAGCTTTAGACCTCAACCCCAACGATTACTTGGCTTGGTACAACCGAGGCAATGCCCTCTACAACCTCAAGCGCTACGACAAGGCGATCGCGGCTTACGACCAAGCCCTGCAAATCAAACCTGACCACTCCGAAAGTTGGTACAGCTTCGGCAATGCTCTGACCAATGTGAAACGCTATCCCGATGCTTTAGCGGCTTATGACAAAGCGTTGCAATATAAATCGGATTACCGAGAAGCCAGTGAAGCCCGCAAACAACTCAAACGGCAACTAGAAACTCAAGAGCGGGAGCAAAAACCGGAGAAGCCAAAAGTAGAAAGCGATCGGACTTCAGAGGAGCAAGGGGCACCACAGGATCAGCAAAATCTTAATGGTGCCGAAGAACAAAATTCGCTGAACTGA